Below is a window of Flavobacterium cyclinae DNA.
TTTAGATATTGGTCAAGCAAATATTCATAATACGTTGTCTTTAGGGATATTATTTCAAATAAAATCGGGTAAAAAGTCTGCTGCTGTTCTTAAAGATTTATTATTTAAATCGTATGAATTAGGTATTAAAGCTAAGTTTACACCTGTAGCATTAGAGGATTATGAAAACTGGGTAAATTTACAAGGTAAAGATCGCTACATTGTTACACTTTTAGGAGATAAATTAACCGCTGAGCACATTTCTCAAGTTACAAAAGTTATATCTGAAAAGAATTTGAATATTGATGCAATTAAACGTCTAACTGGAAGAACTTCTCTTGTAAAGGAAGACGATTATCCGAGAGCTTGTATTCAATTATCTATTAGAGGTGCTATTCAAGATAAATCTGAATTCACTTCTAAATTCATGCAAATTTCAAGTGAATTAGATTTAGATATTGCCTTTCAAGAAGATAATATTTTTAGAAGAAACAGACGTTTGGTTTGCTTTGATATGGACTCAACACTTATTCAAACCGAAGTTATTGATGAATTAGCTGAACTAGCTGGAGTTGGAAAACAAGTAAAAGCAATCACCGAATCAGCCATGCAAGGTGAAATTGATTTCCAAGAGAGTTTCAAACAACGTATGTTGCTTTTAAAAGGCTTAAAAGAAGAAGTTTTAAAAGAAGTTGCAATTAATTTACCAATAACCAAAGGAGCTAGACGTTTAATAGATACTTTAAAATCATACGGATTCAAAACCGCAATTTTATCGGGTGGATTTACTTACTTTGGTAAATATTTACAAAATGAACTTGGTATTGATTATGTTTATGCAAATGAACTAGAAATTAAAGATGGAGTTCTAACTGGAGGTTATGTAGGCGATATTGTAGATGGTAATAAAAAAGCCGAATATTTAAAAGAAATTGCTCAAAAAGAAGGTATTCACATTAACCAAACAATCGCTGTTGGTGACGGTGCTAACGATTTACCAATGTTAAATTTAGCAGGTTTAGGAATTGCGTTTCATGCCAAACCAAAAGTTAAAGATAATGCGCAAAGTTCAATTTCGAGCATTGGTTTAGATGGTGTTTTATATCTTCTAGGGTATCACGATCGTCATATCGATTTATTTCAATAATCGTATCAATTTTTTAGTTGATAAATTTCTCATAAATAATACTTAAAAATGGGTTATTTAATTTTATCTCAAAATTATTTAGCCTAAATTTAAACCCTTAAATTCAAAGTTTTATTTATGCGATATTTATACTTGCTATTATGCGGAATAGCAGCATTAAACATAGCCTTTTCTCAAAATAATACCCATCAATTTAAATCGTCTAAACTAGAACAACAAGTTTGGGTAGATAGTGTGTACAACCAATTTTCTTTTGAGGAAAAAGTGGGACAATTGTTCATGGTTGCTGCTTATTCAAATAAAGACGAAGCGCATAATAAATCAATAGATAAACTAGTTGAAGATTACAAAATAGGAGGATTAATCTTCTTTCAAGGCGGACCAGTTCGTCAAGCGAAGTTAACCAATCGTTATCAAGCAAAAGCTAAAGTGCCTTTGTTTATTGGAATTGATGCCGAATGGGGTTTAAGCATGCGATTAGATTCTACTTATCGTTATCCTTGGAACATGACTCTTGGTGCTATTCAAGACATGAAGTTGATTGAAAAAACAGGAAATCAAATGGGTAAGCAATCAAAACGAATGGGAATTCATTTTAATTTTGCCCCTGTTGTGGATATCAATACCAATCCAAAAAATCCAATTATTGGAAATCGTTCTTTTGGTGAAACAAAAGAAAATGTAACTGAAAGAGCCTTAGCATTAATGAAAGGCTTACAAGACGAAG
It encodes the following:
- the serB gene encoding phosphoserine phosphatase SerB is translated as MDSEIFLLNISGQDKPGLTSSLTAVLAEYDAKILDIGQANIHNTLSLGILFQIKSGKKSAAVLKDLLFKSYELGIKAKFTPVALEDYENWVNLQGKDRYIVTLLGDKLTAEHISQVTKVISEKNLNIDAIKRLTGRTSLVKEDDYPRACIQLSIRGAIQDKSEFTSKFMQISSELDLDIAFQEDNIFRRNRRLVCFDMDSTLIQTEVIDELAELAGVGKQVKAITESAMQGEIDFQESFKQRMLLLKGLKEEVLKEVAINLPITKGARRLIDTLKSYGFKTAILSGGFTYFGKYLQNELGIDYVYANELEIKDGVLTGGYVGDIVDGNKKAEYLKEIAQKEGIHINQTIAVGDGANDLPMLNLAGLGIAFHAKPKVKDNAQSSISSIGLDGVLYLLGYHDRHIDLFQ